In Perca flavescens isolate YP-PL-M2 chromosome 7, PFLA_1.0, whole genome shotgun sequence, the following proteins share a genomic window:
- the tbc1d22b gene encoding TBC1 domain family member 22B isoform X2: MATENRINFWRRNAKVPGRYLKDTNPQFNNLKSKKASSFHEFARSTNDAWDIDEEEDEDFLRTPAQTSPGLHSTSTQNQQQQNEAVDTETGVSHRLAPPRTEAENLQGGQEEDAECEHVNGKVVKSSSDAYLNTSSVRSTLQKQQSLPVRPIIPLVARMSDQNASGAPPMTVREKSRLDKFKQLLASPNTDLEELRKHSWSGIPREVRPITWRLLSGYLPANKERRELVLKRKRDEYFGFIEQYYHSRTDEHYKDTYRQIHIDIPRTNPLIPLFQQPVVQEVFERILFIWAIRHPASGYVQGINDLVTPFFVVFLSEFVKDVENFEVAALPLDTRRNIEADSFWCMSKLLDGIQDNYTFAQPGIQNKVKALEELVSRIDEDIHNHFKRYEVEYLQFAFRWMNNLLMRELPLRCTIRLWDTYQAEAEGFSHFHLYVCSAFLIEWRKEILSMVDFQGLLMLLQNLPTIHWGNEEVGLLLAEAYRLKYMFADAPSHYKR, translated from the exons GTATCTCAAAGACACAAATCCTCAGTTCAACAATCTCAAGTCTAAAAAGGCCTCTAGCTTCCACGAGTTCGCCCGCAGCACCAATGATGCTTGGGACATCGACGAAGAGGAGGACGAGGATTTCCTCAGGACCCCCGCCCAAACGTCACCAGGCCTCCACTCTACTTCCACACAGAACCAG cagcagcagaatgAGGCTGTTGACACAGAAACTGGGGTGTCACACAGACTGGCACCTCCCAGGACAGAAGCTGAAAACCTCCAGGGTGGGCAGGAAGAGGACGCAGAGTGCGAGCATGTCAATGGCAAGGTTGTCAAGTCTAGTAGTGACGCCTATCTCAACACGTCCTCAG TTCGCTCCACACTGCAGAAGCAGCAGTCTCTCCCAGTTCGTCCCATCATCCCACTGGTGGCACGCATGTCAGACCAGAACGCGTCAGGGGCACCGCCCATGACGGTGCGGGAGAAGAGCCGACTGGATAAGTTCAAGCAGCTACTGGCTAGTCCCAACACTGACCTAG AGGAACTCCGGAAGCACAGCTGGTCAGGCATACCAAGAGAAGTCCGGCCAATCACATGGAGACTTCTCTCT GGCTACCTCCCGGCCAACAAGGAGCGCAGAGAGCTGGTGCTAAAAAGGAAGCGGGACGAATACTTTGGCTTCATAGAGCAGTATTACCACTCCAGGACAGACGAGCACTAtaaagacacatacagacag ATCCACATCGATATTCCAAGAACCAACCCTCTGATTCCCTTGTTCCAGCAGCCCGTAGTACAAGAG GTGTTTGAGCGTATTCTCTTCATCTGGGCCATCCGTCACCCAGCCAGCGGTTACGTCCAGGGAATCAATGATCTGGTCACACCCTTCTTTGTCGTCTTCCTCTCTGAGTTTGTCA AAGATGTGGAGAACTTTGAGGTGGCAGCGCTGCCCCTGGACACCCGGAGAAACATCGAAGCTGACAGTTTCTGGTGCATGAGCAAGCTGCTGGATGGAATACAG GACAACTACACCTTTGCTCAGCCTGGAATCCAGAATAAAGTGAAAGCTTTAGAGGAGCTGGTCAGCAGGATAGACG AGGACATTCACAATCATTTTAAGAGGTATGAGGTGGAGTATCTGCAGTTTGCTTTCCGATGGATGAACAATCTGCTGATGAGGGAGCTGCCGCTTCGTTGCACTATTCGTCTCTGGGACACCTACCAG GCTGAAGCGGAGGGTTTCTCCCACTTCCACCTGTACGTCTGTTCTGCTTTCCTCATCGAGTGGCGCAAAGAAATCCTCTCCATGGTTGACTTTCAG GGCCTTCTTATGCTACTGCAGAACCTTCCTACAATCCATTGGGGTAACGAGGAAGTGGGTCTCCTCCTGGCCGAAGCGTATAGACTGAAGTACATGTTCGCAGACGCACCCAGCCACTACAAGAGATAG
- the tbc1d22b gene encoding TBC1 domain family member 22B isoform X1 — MATENRINFWRRNAKVPGRYLKDTNPQFNNLKSKKASSFHEFARSTNDAWDIDEEEDEDFLRTPAQTSPGLHSTSTQNQQQQNEAVDTETGVSHRLAPPRTEAENLQGGQEEDAECEHVNGKVVKSSSDAYLNTSSVRSTLQKQQSLPVRPIIPLVARMSDQNASGAPPMTVREKSRLDKFKQLLASPNTDLEELRKHSWSGIPREVRPITWRLLSGYLPANKERRELVLKRKRDEYFGFIEQYYHSRTDEHYKDTYRQIHIDIPRTNPLIPLFQQPVVQEVFERILFIWAIRHPASGYVQGINDLVTPFFVVFLSEFVTEDVENFEVAALPLDTRRNIEADSFWCMSKLLDGIQDNYTFAQPGIQNKVKALEELVSRIDEDIHNHFKRYEVEYLQFAFRWMNNLLMRELPLRCTIRLWDTYQAEAEGFSHFHLYVCSAFLIEWRKEILSMVDFQGLLMLLQNLPTIHWGNEEVGLLLAEAYRLKYMFADAPSHYKR, encoded by the exons GTATCTCAAAGACACAAATCCTCAGTTCAACAATCTCAAGTCTAAAAAGGCCTCTAGCTTCCACGAGTTCGCCCGCAGCACCAATGATGCTTGGGACATCGACGAAGAGGAGGACGAGGATTTCCTCAGGACCCCCGCCCAAACGTCACCAGGCCTCCACTCTACTTCCACACAGAACCAG cagcagcagaatgAGGCTGTTGACACAGAAACTGGGGTGTCACACAGACTGGCACCTCCCAGGACAGAAGCTGAAAACCTCCAGGGTGGGCAGGAAGAGGACGCAGAGTGCGAGCATGTCAATGGCAAGGTTGTCAAGTCTAGTAGTGACGCCTATCTCAACACGTCCTCAG TTCGCTCCACACTGCAGAAGCAGCAGTCTCTCCCAGTTCGTCCCATCATCCCACTGGTGGCACGCATGTCAGACCAGAACGCGTCAGGGGCACCGCCCATGACGGTGCGGGAGAAGAGCCGACTGGATAAGTTCAAGCAGCTACTGGCTAGTCCCAACACTGACCTAG AGGAACTCCGGAAGCACAGCTGGTCAGGCATACCAAGAGAAGTCCGGCCAATCACATGGAGACTTCTCTCT GGCTACCTCCCGGCCAACAAGGAGCGCAGAGAGCTGGTGCTAAAAAGGAAGCGGGACGAATACTTTGGCTTCATAGAGCAGTATTACCACTCCAGGACAGACGAGCACTAtaaagacacatacagacag ATCCACATCGATATTCCAAGAACCAACCCTCTGATTCCCTTGTTCCAGCAGCCCGTAGTACAAGAG GTGTTTGAGCGTATTCTCTTCATCTGGGCCATCCGTCACCCAGCCAGCGGTTACGTCCAGGGAATCAATGATCTGGTCACACCCTTCTTTGTCGTCTTCCTCTCTGAGTTTGTCA CAGAAGATGTGGAGAACTTTGAGGTGGCAGCGCTGCCCCTGGACACCCGGAGAAACATCGAAGCTGACAGTTTCTGGTGCATGAGCAAGCTGCTGGATGGAATACAG GACAACTACACCTTTGCTCAGCCTGGAATCCAGAATAAAGTGAAAGCTTTAGAGGAGCTGGTCAGCAGGATAGACG AGGACATTCACAATCATTTTAAGAGGTATGAGGTGGAGTATCTGCAGTTTGCTTTCCGATGGATGAACAATCTGCTGATGAGGGAGCTGCCGCTTCGTTGCACTATTCGTCTCTGGGACACCTACCAG GCTGAAGCGGAGGGTTTCTCCCACTTCCACCTGTACGTCTGTTCTGCTTTCCTCATCGAGTGGCGCAAAGAAATCCTCTCCATGGTTGACTTTCAG GGCCTTCTTATGCTACTGCAGAACCTTCCTACAATCCATTGGGGTAACGAGGAAGTGGGTCTCCTCCTGGCCGAAGCGTATAGACTGAAGTACATGTTCGCAGACGCACCCAGCCACTACAAGAGATAG
- the tbc1d22b gene encoding TBC1 domain family member 22B isoform X3: MATENRINFWRRNAKVPGRYLKDTNPQFNNLKSKKASSFHEFARSTNDAWDIDEEEDEDFLRTPAQTSPGLHSTSTQNQQQNEAVDTETGVSHRLAPPRTEAENLQGGQEEDAECEHVNGKVVKSSSDAYLNTSSVRSTLQKQQSLPVRPIIPLVARMSDQNASGAPPMTVREKSRLDKFKQLLASPNTDLEELRKHSWSGIPREVRPITWRLLSGYLPANKERRELVLKRKRDEYFGFIEQYYHSRTDEHYKDTYRQIHIDIPRTNPLIPLFQQPVVQEVFERILFIWAIRHPASGYVQGINDLVTPFFVVFLSEFVTEDVENFEVAALPLDTRRNIEADSFWCMSKLLDGIQDNYTFAQPGIQNKVKALEELVSRIDEDIHNHFKRYEVEYLQFAFRWMNNLLMRELPLRCTIRLWDTYQAEAEGFSHFHLYVCSAFLIEWRKEILSMVDFQGLLMLLQNLPTIHWGNEEVGLLLAEAYRLKYMFADAPSHYKR, translated from the exons GTATCTCAAAGACACAAATCCTCAGTTCAACAATCTCAAGTCTAAAAAGGCCTCTAGCTTCCACGAGTTCGCCCGCAGCACCAATGATGCTTGGGACATCGACGAAGAGGAGGACGAGGATTTCCTCAGGACCCCCGCCCAAACGTCACCAGGCCTCCACTCTACTTCCACACAGAACCAG cagcagaatgAGGCTGTTGACACAGAAACTGGGGTGTCACACAGACTGGCACCTCCCAGGACAGAAGCTGAAAACCTCCAGGGTGGGCAGGAAGAGGACGCAGAGTGCGAGCATGTCAATGGCAAGGTTGTCAAGTCTAGTAGTGACGCCTATCTCAACACGTCCTCAG TTCGCTCCACACTGCAGAAGCAGCAGTCTCTCCCAGTTCGTCCCATCATCCCACTGGTGGCACGCATGTCAGACCAGAACGCGTCAGGGGCACCGCCCATGACGGTGCGGGAGAAGAGCCGACTGGATAAGTTCAAGCAGCTACTGGCTAGTCCCAACACTGACCTAG AGGAACTCCGGAAGCACAGCTGGTCAGGCATACCAAGAGAAGTCCGGCCAATCACATGGAGACTTCTCTCT GGCTACCTCCCGGCCAACAAGGAGCGCAGAGAGCTGGTGCTAAAAAGGAAGCGGGACGAATACTTTGGCTTCATAGAGCAGTATTACCACTCCAGGACAGACGAGCACTAtaaagacacatacagacag ATCCACATCGATATTCCAAGAACCAACCCTCTGATTCCCTTGTTCCAGCAGCCCGTAGTACAAGAG GTGTTTGAGCGTATTCTCTTCATCTGGGCCATCCGTCACCCAGCCAGCGGTTACGTCCAGGGAATCAATGATCTGGTCACACCCTTCTTTGTCGTCTTCCTCTCTGAGTTTGTCA CAGAAGATGTGGAGAACTTTGAGGTGGCAGCGCTGCCCCTGGACACCCGGAGAAACATCGAAGCTGACAGTTTCTGGTGCATGAGCAAGCTGCTGGATGGAATACAG GACAACTACACCTTTGCTCAGCCTGGAATCCAGAATAAAGTGAAAGCTTTAGAGGAGCTGGTCAGCAGGATAGACG AGGACATTCACAATCATTTTAAGAGGTATGAGGTGGAGTATCTGCAGTTTGCTTTCCGATGGATGAACAATCTGCTGATGAGGGAGCTGCCGCTTCGTTGCACTATTCGTCTCTGGGACACCTACCAG GCTGAAGCGGAGGGTTTCTCCCACTTCCACCTGTACGTCTGTTCTGCTTTCCTCATCGAGTGGCGCAAAGAAATCCTCTCCATGGTTGACTTTCAG GGCCTTCTTATGCTACTGCAGAACCTTCCTACAATCCATTGGGGTAACGAGGAAGTGGGTCTCCTCCTGGCCGAAGCGTATAGACTGAAGTACATGTTCGCAGACGCACCCAGCCACTACAAGAGATAG